ACAACGTTACGATTGCACTACATATGACCAAGAAAACAGAATCGGTCAGGTCATAGGATTAGCTTGGACTGAGGTAGGAGGCGATCTATTGACTATCGAAACTGCTTGTGTACCGGGAAAAGGCAAATTAACATACACTGGATCATTAGGTGAAGTTATGCAAGAATCCATACAAGCCGCTCTAACCGTAGTAAGAGCCCGTGCAGATAAATTAGGTATAAACAATGATTTCTACGAAAAGAAAGATATTCATGTTCATGTTCCAGAAGGCGCAACACCAAAAGATGGACCGAGCGCTGGTATAGCTATGTGTACTGCTTTAGTATCATGTTTAACCGGAAATTCTGTAAAAGCTAATATAGCAATGACAGGAGAAATAACGTTAAGAGGACAAATACTTCCTATAGGTGGACTAAAAGAAAAATTACTCGCAGCACATCGAGGAGGTATAAAAACAGTGCTAATACCGTATGAAAACAAAAGAGATTTAGAAGACATACCAAAAATTGTAGTAAATAATTTAAATATATATCCAGTAAAACAAATAGACGAAGTCTTGAAATTAGCTTTACAAAAAAATGCTATTCCCACAAATTTTCCAATAAAATCCACACCTAAAAAAAACCAGCTAGTAGTATAATACTACGTTATCTATTTTTTATTAATAGAACTTATTCATATAAGTATCATAATAATTATGCGATTAATCAAATATACTAAATAAAATAAAAATACCAACACACATTATTAAATAATACAAAAACATATACGTTGTAATAACATAAAAATATAAACAATAATAACCGTTATATTAATTTTCAAACTTATAAAATATCACCATATAATCAATAAAATTCATTTTTAATCCAATACTGTCACTCAGTATAATTAATATAAAAAATTATTTTTTAAAAAAAATACGATTTCATATTAAAACATAAAAATTAGTGTAATCTTTTACAAAAGATAATTTTTATATATTACACAAATATATAATTTATAAAATTATAAATTTTATAGATAACATTCAATTATATTAATAACATATAGCTATAGTAAAATATTTTAAAAAATATATTACAAACTTATATTAATAAGTTTTATTAACCGTATAAAACACAAATTTACTCAATAATAAAATATTATTTTTATTGAAATTTTAAAAAAATATATATAAAATCCAAGCTTGGGATGTTATGTAATTTAATAATAATAATATTTGTAAACCCGGTCAGGTCTGAAAAGAAGCAGCCGTATCAAAGAATTGTTTTAAACATTTTACTTAACATCCCAGATTTATTTTGTAAAAATCACTATCCATTTATACTATATACATAAAATATTTTATATAAAAATTTCTATATAAATAAAAACTAATAAGATTTTAATAAAAATTACAACATATGCATACCAAAAAATATATGTTTATAACGTGTATACGTTAACTACATTAAAATGTATAATTTATAAGGTATAATATATATTTAGTGAATACCATATATGAATATATAAATTAAAAAATCTTTATTAAATCCAAAAAAAATATTTTTATTAAAATATAAATATTTTATTTTATTTAAATTAATTACTTTGCATATCATTAATGATAATTAATTTTATTTGAAATATTAAATAAAAATTATTTTTAATATAGATAATTTATTAATTCTACATCAAAACACAAAATATTTACTGAAATTTTCATTTATTCAAAAAATCTACATTTATATTAAAAATATAATTAAATCTTAAAATCTATAAAATTAATACAATAAAATATATTTAACATATAATATATTCCAAAACGGAAAATAAAAAATTAATAAAATAATAAAATTTAAAAATATAAAATATTCAAAGTTGTTTTTTTAAATAAAAATAATATTTACTAACCATACAATAATTTTATTTATTTTTAATAATATAATTTCTATATGTATATTAATTACATTATTATTTTACTTTAGGCTAAATATGATAAGCGTTGTGAATCAACAATTAGCATTAATTAAAAAAAATATAAAATTTGTACCTAATTATCCTAAAAAAGGCATTTTATTTAGAGATATAACTACTTTATTAAAAAATCCAAAAGCTTACTCTGCTAGTATTACACTTTTAGCTCATCACTATAAAAATTATAAATTAAATAAAATTGTCGGAATAGAAGCTCGTGGTTTTCTGTTTAGCGCACCATTAGCATTAATATTAAAACTGGGGTTTATCCCAGCGCGTAAATCAGGTAAATTACCGCGTAACACTGTTAGTGAACCATATATTTTAGAATATGATAGCGGACGATTAGAAATACATACTGATTCAATTAAACCAGGAGACAAAATACTTATTATAGATGACTTATTAGCAACAGGTGGAACAATCGCAGCTGTAGTCAAATTAATAAGACGTTTAGGGGGAGAAGTCAATCATGCTGGTTTTCTAATAGATTTAAAAAATTTAGGAGGAAAATCATTCTTAAAAACCATAGGAATTAATTCTTATAGCCTAGTGATGTTTTCCGATAATTAAAAATTAAATAATTTGAGTATTATTCTATGAACTATCAAGTACTTGCTCGCAAATGGCGTCCAAAAAAATTTTCAGATGTAGTGGGACAAACCCATGTCATTACAGCGATTAAATACAGTTTCTTATTAAAAAAAATTCATCACGCCTACTTATTTAGCGGAACAAGAGGTATAGGGAAAACTACTATCGCAAGATTATTTGCAAAAGGATTAAACTGTACAACCGGCATAACATATGATATATGCTGCGCGTGCAATAATTGTCATGATATTCAATCAAATTGTTTTATCGACCTCATCGAAATAGACGCAGCATCACGCGCTAAAGTAGAAGAAACAAGAGAATTTCTAGACAATGTACAATATACACCATCTCGAGGTCGCTTTAAAATATATCTAATAGATGAAGTACACATGCTATCTCGACATAGTTTTAATGCCTTACTAAAAACACTAGAAGAACCTCCTAAGCACGTTAAATTTATTTTAGTCACCACTGAATATCAAAAACTACCTGAAACCATATTATCTAGATGTCTTCAATTTCACTTAAAACCTTTAAGTATTTCGCAATTAATTAATCAACTTAAATACATTCTTAGTCAAGAAAAAATCACAATAGAAGCTTATGCCTTAGAAACAATAGCACATGCATCTAAAGGATGTTTGCGGGATGCACTAAGTTTAACAGAACAAGCGATCGTATTAGGAAATAATAATATAACTGATGAAGTTATTAATAATATGTTCGGCATCGTAAACATAAAGCATCCGTTATCCTTAGTTAAAAATTTAATTAATGGTGATATAAATACTATAATGCGCCAAATTCAAAATTTTTCCAATCTAGGAGTTAACTGGGATCTTATTTTAAGCGAAATGCTTACCATTTTACAAAAAATATCCACAAACCAATTTTTAGCAAATTCTGAATTTACACAAATCCCATTATCCGAAACAAATAACTATATAAATCAATGTATATATAAACTAAGTAAACTTATCAATCCAGAAATGGTACAATTATATTACCAAATATTATTATCAGGTCGCAAAGAATTACCTTATGCTC
This sequence is a window from Candidatus Blochmannia ocreatus. Protein-coding genes within it:
- the dnaX gene encoding DNA polymerase III subunit gamma/tau, which codes for MNYQVLARKWRPKKFSDVVGQTHVITAIKYSFLLKKIHHAYLFSGTRGIGKTTIARLFAKGLNCTTGITYDICCACNNCHDIQSNCFIDLIEIDAASRAKVEETREFLDNVQYTPSRGRFKIYLIDEVHMLSRHSFNALLKTLEEPPKHVKFILVTTEYQKLPETILSRCLQFHLKPLSISQLINQLKYILSQEKITIEAYALETIAHASKGCLRDALSLTEQAIVLGNNNITDEVINNMFGIVNIKHPLSLVKNLINGDINTIMRQIQNFSNLGVNWDLILSEMLTILQKISTNQFLANSEFTQIPLSETNNYINQCIYKLSKLINPEMVQLYYQILLSGRKELPYAPNNRVGIEMIMLRALAFKASNLDHRYYKKPQNNIDINITEPNLSTKTSEQHEKKNNITHYISNDPTHESHDIFNIIKKNTTLHLHSNSHVSKHSHDTAIPQISKSISKNNPKNITIYILKARETLLKAERHKTSNKTYNASNTIETLNKTTHKILERFSNIPTKTLKNLPYNPSVNNTILYTPFKTNLIDKNAPKILNNNNNKKNNVILNNILKEVINKNTWVSQIYRLQLPEDAKKLAMNSWKEHISEKKICLHIRSHYKNLNFQKLIDIIQHALSKDIGQPILLIIKKDDDNSIQTPLEYIKTVYIKKISKIKKELSYDYNIKIIKDFFSAKIDIKSTKILE
- the apt gene encoding adenine phosphoribosyltransferase; amino-acid sequence: MISVVNQQLALIKKNIKFVPNYPKKGILFRDITTLLKNPKAYSASITLLAHHYKNYKLNKIVGIEARGFLFSAPLALILKLGFIPARKSGKLPRNTVSEPYILEYDSGRLEIHTDSIKPGDKILIIDDLLATGGTIAAVVKLIRRLGGEVNHAGFLIDLKNLGGKSFLKTIGINSYSLVMFSDN